The DNA region AGGTAAGCCTCCCCGAAAAGGTCAGAACCCGAGCGGCAGGTACTCGCTCGCGTTCTCCTTGGTGATGGTCTCCGAGGCCAGGATGATCTCCTTGGGCACCTGCAGTTCGACCAGGTCGGACATGCCCTTGCCCTGCGCGATGAGCCGGGCCAGGGAGATCGCCGAGGAAGCCATCGACGGGCTGTAGGTGACGGTCGCCTTCAGCACGGTGTTGTCCGCCTGGATCGCCTCCATGGCGGCCCGCGAGCCGGCACCACCGACCATGATGAACTCCGACCGGTTCGCCTGGCTGATCGCGGCCAGCACGCCGATGCCCTGGTCGTCGTCGTGGTTCCAGATGGCGTCGATCTTCGGCAGCGCCTGCAGCAGGTTGGCCGCCTCACGCTGGCCGGAGTCGGCGGTGAACTCGGCCGCCCGCCGGTTGGCGATGGTGAACCCGTGCACCTCGAGGGCCTCCCGGAAACCGGTCGAGCGCTCCTGGGTCAGCTCCAGCGAGTCGATGCCGGCGATCTCCGCGATCACCGGGTTCGAGATCCCCTTTGCCTGCATCTGCGCGGCGATGTAGTTGCCGGCCGAGACACCCATGCCGTAGTTGTCGCCCTTGATCTGGGTGCGGTAGGCCAGCGCCTGGGTGAACGCCCGGTCCAGGTTGACCACCGGGATACCGGCCTCCATGGCCTGCAGACCACTCGCGGTGAGTTCGGCACCGTCGTGCGGCAGCATGACGATGACGTCGGGGCTCTGCGAGATGAGGGTGTCCAGCGCGGCCCGCTGCGCGGCGGCGTCGGCGCCGGCTTCGACCGTGAGGAACTCCACGTCGGAGTACGCCTCGGCCTGGGCCCGGGCGTTGTTGGTGATCGCCGCGAGCCAGCCGTGGTCGGCCGCTGGCGCGGAGAAGCCGATGGTGACCGTCTCACCGGGTTCGGAGTTGGGGTTGCCCTGGTTGGCGGCCTGGGTCTGGGTGTTGGTCGGCGCGGCCTCGTTGCTGGTGCACGCGGTCAGCAGCACGCCGGCGCCGACGGCGGCACCGCCGATGAGCAGCCGGCGACGTGACGCGTCGGCGGCGCCGCGGGCGCCGAACAGTGCCCGGCGGGACAGAGCGGTCATGACGACCTCCTGGATCGGAAGGTGGAGGGGTTATCGGGGTGTGCGGATCCCGGCGGCCGTCACAGGCGACGGTCACCGTGTTCGGTGGTGGATCGGAAGGTGGCGTTACCCGGGCAGGGTCAGGCCACTTTTCGGGTCAACAACTGACTGAGCGAGTTGAACCGGAACTGCTGGATGAGCACGGCCGCCACGATGATCCCGCCCTTGATCATGTTCTGGGATTCGGTGGAGAGGCCGTTGATGGCGAACAGGTTGGTGATGGTGGAGAAGACCAGCACCCCGAACAGGGCGCCGATGATGGTGCCGCGGCCACCGCTGAGCAGCGTGCCGCCGATGATCGCCGCGGCGATCGCGTCGAGCTCGTACAGGTTGGCCATCGCGGCCTGGGCCGAGTTGGCCTGAGCGGTCAGCATGATCGCCCCGATGCCGCAGCACAGCCCGGACAGCCCGTAGATCATCAGCGTGTGCAGGCGGACGT from Solwaraspora sp. WMMD791 includes:
- a CDS encoding substrate-binding domain-containing protein encodes the protein MTALSRRALFGARGAADASRRRLLIGGAAVGAGVLLTACTSNEAAPTNTQTQAANQGNPNSEPGETVTIGFSAPAADHGWLAAITNNARAQAEAYSDVEFLTVEAGADAAAQRAALDTLISQSPDVIVMLPHDGAELTASGLQAMEAGIPVVNLDRAFTQALAYRTQIKGDNYGMGVSAGNYIAAQMQAKGISNPVIAEIAGIDSLELTQERSTGFREALEVHGFTIANRRAAEFTADSGQREAANLLQALPKIDAIWNHDDDQGIGVLAAISQANRSEFIMVGGAGSRAAMEAIQADNTVLKATVTYSPSMASSAISLARLIAQGKGMSDLVELQVPKEIILASETITKENASEYLPLGF